CAGCCGGCCGCGGTCAGCGGCGGCTGCCGTTCGTCGTGCTGCGCCAGCGTCATGCCCTTGGTGTAGGCCGTGTAGGCCTGCGGGCTGGTGAACCAGGGCGAGGGGTCCTCGTGGAACACCAGGGCGCGCTTGGCCAGGACGTACCCGAACTCCTCCGGGGTGAGGTAGCCCAGCTTCTGCGAGGAGACGGCGTCCTCCCGGAACGCGTCGAGCAGCAGCCACCCCGCGCCCAGGTAGGCGGCCGCGGTGTCGGTGAGGATCTCGTTGTCCCGGGTGCCGGGGAAGGAGAGGTCGAGGCGGTGCAGGTAGACGTGCATGACCTCGTGCGCCAGGGCCGCGCCGATGTCGTTGCGGTGGGTGCGGAAGCGGTCGTTCAGCTCGACGAAGTACTCGGGGCCCGCGGCGAGCTCCACATGGGCGGCATGCGTCATCTCGCGGAAGCTGACGATCACCCGGGCGTCCGGCAGGCGGTAGTGCCGCACCATCTCGTGGGCCACCCGCTGCACGCCCAGATAGAGGTCGTCCTGGTCGCAGAAGGCCACGTCGGCGGGGATCACGCTGGTCTCGAAGGTGTGCACGGTGTCGTAGGAGAGCCGCTTGTAGAGCGCCGTGAGGGCCGTGCGCACCGTGTCGAGGTGCGGGAAGCCGTGTTCCACCGGTCCGTCGTTCGCCACGCGCAACCCCCTTCAGAGGCCGCGGAACCCCTACCGGGCCGCGCCGCCGGGCACCGGTCGCCGAAGGGCGGACCACGTCCCGCCGCCCGGCGCCGCTTCCCACTGTAGACGCGCCGGCCCCGGCCTTCCGGCTGCCGCGCCCCGGCCGTACGAGAGCGCCGTCCCAGGCCGCACCGGAAAAACACGGGCCCCTGGAGTCCGTGATCACGGGAACGAGGCCCGGGGCGCTGTCCGGAAAGGACCGAACGCCTTTCGCGCGCCGCGGCCGGCCCTGCCACGGTCGAGCGAACGGCATCCCGCCCTTCGATGCCGTTCACGTGCACGGACTAGGGTCAATGCCGTTCGGTTAGCCGTATGGCGTGCTTGGCAATGGGTTGATCGCGATGTGGACGGTGGTTCTGTGGGTTCGGTGGTCGATGTCTCGGCCGACGGCGCGGTACTTGGAGTTGATCGCTCGTTTCTTCACGCGGGGCCGGGTTCGGTTGCGGCGGGCGGGCAGGAGGTCGTCGAGGATGGCGGTGCCGATCCGGCCGACGAGGTCGATCCGGGTGTGCGCGACGATGCCGGCGGCCCGGACGATCTGGTCTCGTGCTGCGTGGAGTGCGACGGTGAATGCTGCACGATCGGGGTCGATGTCGGGCCGGTGCAGGACGGCGTCGCTCATCGCGGTGCGTAATGCCTGGTAGGCGACCAGCAGTGCCCAGGTTTCCTGGGTGACGGCTGCTGGATGGCGACCACGGAGGACCCTGCCGCCGAGGATGGTCGACTTCAGCTCGCAGTAGCTGGTCTCGATCTCCCAGCGTTCGTGGTAGAGCCTGGCCAGGGCGGCCGCGGGTGCCTCGTCGGGGTCGAGGAGGCTGGTGACGAGCCGGTAGGCGCAGTGGGTGACGGTGCGTATGGCGGCGTGGTCCGCGGGGGTGACGGTGATCGTCGCGTCGATGACGCGGACGGTGACCTCGCCGATGCGGGAGAGGAACGTGCCGTCCGGCAGACGACGCAGGACCGGTAGCTTGAGTGCTGTGCTGTGGGTCTTGGCGCGTATGAGGAAGTCCGCGCCCGTGGAGGCGACCGTTTCCACGAAGGCGGTGGCCGAGAAGTTCCGGTCGCCCAGCAACAGCATCCCGGGCCGGAGTGTTCCGGTCGCGCCCGCGGTGGTGACCAGGCGGTCGGCGTAGGTCAGCTCCCCGGTCAGATCGGTGCCGAAGACGGCGTCTAGGAGGGTGCGGGTCCCGCAGGCCACCAGTGCGACCAGGCGCAGCATGGGGTAGCCGGCCGGCCCGTTCGGCCCGGCCTTCGCCTTCAGGAACACTGACAGGTTCGCGGGTGTGTCCGGCAGGGCGATCTGGGTGCCGTCGATTGCGACCACCAGCCTGCCCGCGAACCGTGCCGCCTGTGTCGCGGTCACTGCCGCGGGGCCTTTGACCAGGTCGAATAGGGCCTTCAACGGCTTGGGGCCCACCCGTCGCATCGCAGCCGTGATCGATGAAGGCGCCGGTGCGGGCAGCCGTAGGGGCAGCGAGGCCGTCAGCCGGGACCAGACCCGTGACCAGCCCAGGCCGGTGAACAACGCACCTGCGAGGAGGAGGTAGACCACCACCCGGGACGGCAGCCGCCGTATCCGAAGCTGCGGACCACCCGCGGACGCGAGTGCCTCGTCGACGAGGTCGAACGGAACAACCTGGGTCAACTCGCCCAGGTGCCCCACGGCCAGCACACCGGGAGCATGCGTAATGACAGAATCAGACACTGCAGCCCTTGTGGAGGAACACGAGTCTTGGCGGACCCGAGAACCACTACAAGGGCTGCACCCACACCACCAGCCGAAACGCCGAGACTTGCGCCACCGGTCGAACCCTTAACCGAACGGCATTGGGACTAGGGTTTGCACCCATGACGACCAGCAACGCCAACGAGGCGGAGCCCCTCTCCGCACCCGCGCACCACGGCGGTGCCGACGACGGGCACGGCGCACCCTCCGGGACGTCCGAAGTCGATCCCGCCGTCCGCGCCGAGCTGGGCCGGCTGCGCGACAGCATCGACAACATCGACGCCGCCGTCGTCCACATGCTCGCCGAGCGCTTCAAGTGCACCCAGCAGGTGGGCCACCTCAAGGCCGCCCACCGGCTGCCGCCCGCCGACCCGTCCCGGGAGGCCCAGCAGATCGCCCGGCTGCGGGGCCTCGCCGAGAGCGCCAAGCTCGACCCCGCGTTCGCGGAGAAGCTGCTGAACTTCATCGTCGCCGAGGTGATCAGGCACCACGAGCGGATCGCGGAGGACTCCCGGGGGCCCGCCACCGCGCCCGCCCCGCGCCCCGGGGCCGGGGAGGAAGCGCCGTGACCCTGCCGGCCGGCCGCTACACCATCGGCCGCGCCACGCTCGACGACTGGGCGGTGGTCAGCGGCTGGGCCCATGACGAGGGCTGGGACCCAGGGCTCTCGGACGCCCCCGCCTTCTTCGCCCAGGACCCGGACGGCTTCCACCTGGGCCGCCTGGACGGCGAGCCCGTCTCCGCGGTCTCCGTGGTCCGCTACGGCCCCGACTACGCCTTCCTCGGTTTCTACCTGGTCCGCCCCGACCAGCGCGGCCGCGGCTTCGGCCTCGGCGTCTGGCAGGCCGGTCTCGCCGCCGCGGGCAGCCGCACCGTGGGCCTGGACGGCGTGGTCGCCCAGCAGGGCAACTACCGCCGATCCGGCTTCGCCCCCGCCCACCGCACCCACCGCTACACCGGCCCGGCCCCCGGCTACGTCCCGCAGCCCGACGGCATCGTGCCCGCCGCCACCCTCGGCACCGAGGCCATCGCCGCCTACGACAGTGCCTGCCACCCCGCCGACCGGCCCCGCTTCGTCGCCGCCTGGCTCACCGTCCCGGGCCACCGGGCGCTCGCCCGTGTCACCGACGGCCGGCTCACCGGATACGGCGTGATCAGGCCGGCCCGGACCACGTACCGCATCGGCCCGCTGTTCGCCGACACCCCGGCGGACGCCCGCGCGCTGTTCGACGCCCTGACCGCCGGTACCGGCCGCACCCCCGTCGCCCTCGACGTGCCCGAGTCCAACCCCGCGGCCGTCGCCATGGCGGAGGGCCTCGGCCTCACCCCGTCCTTCGAGACGGCCCGCATGTACACCGGCCCCATCCGCCCCGTCGACGAGGGGAGGGTCTTCGGGGTCACCACCCTGGAACTCGGCTGAGCGCTCGGGCACCCGCTCTGTGCCGCTCGTCCGCGATCGGGCAGCATGTCTCCATGCCCGTACTGACGCGCGATGAAGCGCAGACCCGTGCCCGGCTCCTCGACGTGCAGCGCTACACGATCGAGCTCGACCTCACCCGCGGCGACGAGACCTTCGACTCGCGGACCCTGATCCGCTTCACCGTCCGGGCGCCGCAGGACACCGGCACCGCGGACACCTTCGTCGAGCTCGACCCGGCCGAGCTGCGCTCCGCCACCCTGGACGGGCAGTCCCTGGACACCGCGGCGCTCGACGGCGGACGCCTGCCGCTCACCGGCCTGGCCCCCGGCGAGCACGAGCTGGCGGTCGACGCCGCCATGCGCTACTCCCGCACGGGCGAGGGCATGCACCGCTTCACCGACCCCACCGACGGCGAGACCTACGTCTACACGCAGCTCTTCCTGGACGACATCAAGCGGGTCTTCGCCGCCTTCGACCAGCCCGACCTGAAGGCCGTCTTCGAGCTCTCCGTCACCGCGCCCGAGGGCTGGCAGGTGCTCGCCAACGGCATCACCGAACACCTCGGCGGCGGCCGGTGGCGGGCCGCGGCCACCCAGCCGATCTCCACCTACCTGGTCGCCGTCGCCGCGGGACCCTGGCACTCGGTGCGCACCGAGCACCGCGGCCTGCCGTTCGGCCTGCACTGCCGCCGTTCGCTGGCGTCCCACCTGGAGGCCGACGCGGACGAGCTGTTCGAGATCACCCGGGCGTGCTTCGACCGCTACCACGAGAAGTTCGAGGAGCCCTACCCCTTCGACTCCTACGACCAGGCGTTCGTCCCCGAGTTCAACCACGGTGCGATGGAGAACCCGGGCCTGGTGACCTTCCGCGACGAGTACGTCTACCGTTCCGCGGTCACCGACACGGAGCGGCAGACCCGGGCGATGGTGATCGCCCACGAGATGGCCCACATGTGGTTCGGCGACCTGGTCACCCTCGCCTGGTGGGACGACGTCTGGCTCAACGAGTCGTTCGCCGAGTACATGGGCTTCCAGACGCTCACCGAGGCCACCCGCTTCACCGACACCTGGGTCGACTTCGGTGTCGCACGCAAGGCCTGGGGCTACGACGCCGACCAGCGGCCCTCCACGCACCCCGTCGCCCCCGAGGGCGTCGAGGACACCGCGAGCGCCATGCTCAACTTCGACGGGATCTCCTACGCCAAGGGGGCCTCCGCGCTCCGCCAGCTCGTCGTCTGGCTCGGCGAGAAGAACTTCCTGGCCGGCATCAACACCCACTTCGCGCGCCACCGGTTCGGCAACGCCGACCTCGCCGACTTCATCGACTCGCTCGCCCGGCACACCGACCGCGACATGCACTCCTGGGCGGCGTCCTGGCTGCGCACCACGGGCGTGGACACCTTCACCCCGGCGCTCGGCGGCGACAAGGGCGCCTGGACGCTGGAGGTCCAGCACACCGGAGGCCGCCCGCACCGGCTCGCCGTCGGCCTCTACGACCGCGACCCGGCCGAGCCCGGCCGGCTGGTCCCGCGGACCCGCTGGGAGCGCGACTTCCCCGCCCAGGGCGGCCTGACCAGCCTGAAGGGCGACGGAGCCCGGCCCGCCCTGGTCCTCCTCAACGACCAGGACTACAGCTACGCCAAGGTCCGGCTCGACCCGGACTCCTGGAGCACCGCCGTCGAGGACCTGTCCGGCCTGCCCGACCCGCTGGCCCGTGCCGTCATCTGGAACGCCGCCCGCGACATGGTCCGCGACGGCGAACTGGCTCCCGCCGACTACCTGAAGGCGGCCCGCGCCCACCTCCCGCACGAGAGCGACCTCGCCATCGTGCAGGGCGTGCTGACCTTCGCCGGCCGGCAGATCGCCGCCCGCTACCTGGCCGGCGACGCCCGCGCGGCCGCGCTCAGCACCCTCACCGCCCTCTGCCGCGACCTGCTGAGGCGCACCGAGAGCGGGGAGAACCCGGGCCTCAGGCTCGTCGCCGTGCGCCACTTCGTCGACGCCGCCCAGCACCCCGCGTCCATCGCGGCCTGGCTCGCCGACGGCACCGTGCACGGCGGCCCGGAGCTCGACCCCGAACTCCGCTGGCGGATCCTCACCCGGCTCGCCGTCCTGGGCGCCACCGACGAGGCGGCCATCGGGGCCGAGCTGGAGCGGGACCCGAGCGCGACCGGCCAGGAGGGCGCGGCCCGCTGCGGCGCGGCGCTGCCCGACCCGGGCGCGAAGAGCCGCGCCTGGCAGGCCCTGTTCACCGGCGACGAGCTCTCCAACTACCTCTTCGTGGCCACCGCGGAGGGCTTCTGGCAGCCCGAGCAGCTCGACCTGCTGCGCGACTACGTGCCCCGCTACTACCCCGACGCCGTCGCGCTCGCCGCCCGCCGCGGTCCCGCCATGGCCTCGGCGGCGGCCCGGTACGCGTTCCCGGTGCACGCGGTGGACACCGAGCACCTCCGCGTCGGCGAGGCCTGCCTCCGCGACGCCGACCCGGTGCCGGCGCTCCGCCGCGGGCTCGCCGACCAGCTCGACGACCTCCAGCGGGCGCTGCGGGTACGGGGGGATTGAGGGGCCCGTCGGGCGCGGGGCCGTGGCGCAGGTCTACTCCGGCAGGGCTGCGCAGGTGGGGCTGTGGCCGCAGGGCTGCTCAGGAGGGGTTGTGTGCCCTGCGGCTCCGCGGGGGAGTCCGGGCCGGAGCCCGTGCCCGCCGGTACGGGTAAGGGACGGGGCCCTCAGCCGTCCAAGTCAGCCGTCCAAGCGCAGCTCCGCCCGCCGCACGGCGCCCTCCCGGGGGCCCGGACGGCGGTTGCCCGTACCGGCGCGGCTGCCCGTGCCGTCCGCTGCGGCCGGCTCCGCGCCGAGCGTGAAGCCGAGCGCGGACAGGAACGCCGCCCCCGGCGCCCAGCCCGGCGGAACCGTCGCCGTCACCCGCCGGACGCCCTCGGCCGCGGCGCGCTCCAGCAGCGCGCGGGCCAGCTCGGACCCCAGGCCGGTGCGGCGGACCTCGGGTGCCAGCAGGAACAGCCCCACCGCCGCGCCGTCCGGACCCGGGTGTCCCAGCACCACGTCCACCACCCCCACCAGGCCGCCCCCGCCCTCGACGACCAGCACCCGCTTGCCGTCCGGGTCCGCGCCCTCGGGCAGGGCGTAGTACAGGCTCTGCACGTCTCCGGGCGCCGACGGCAGTCCGGTGGCCGCCACGAACCAGTCCTCGCAGCCCTCGAACAGTGCGCTGAGCGCGCCCTCGTCACCGGGTACCGCCTCGCGCAGTACGGTCCACGCCCCGCCCGGGCCGTCGACCCGGATGCCGTCGCCGTCCGGACCGGTGCCGTCCCCGGCCCGTATGTCTCGATACGCGTCCGCCATCCAACCGACGGTACGCCACCAGCCCCCTAGCACACCAAAGTGTTCACGGCGGACGACGTTCCCCCTTTCGAGCGGGGTTGGCCGTACTCCCGGGTGGTGGGCCGGTGCGGCGGACAGGCTGGTGGTCCCGTCCATGCGCACCCGAAGGACCACCGATGAGCCTCTTGCAGCCGCTCGCCTCGGGCACCGAAGGCCCCGCGGCGTTGCGGCCGTTGCTGGCGACCGTGCTCGACTCCCTGCACGACGGCGCGGTGCTGCGCGGCGGCCCCCTGCCGGCCGGAGGGCCCGAGGCCGTGGCCGCGCGGGTGCGCCAGACCGTGGGCGCCGTGCTGCCGGAGCGGGGGGACGGCGCCGAGGCGGCCCTGCGCCAGCTGGTGGCCGTCCTCGCCGAGGGCTCCGCCGACCCCGCCGACCCGCTGTGCGCCGCGCACCTGCACTGCCCCCCGCTCGCCGTGGCCGCCGCGGCCGACCTCGCCGCGTCCGTGCTCAACCCCTCCATGGACTCCTGGGACCAGGCCCCCGCGGCCTCGGCCCTGGAGGCCCTGCTCACCCGCGCCCTCGCCGCCGAGGTCTACGCACGGCCCGACGGCACCCGCCGGTCCCCCGACGCACTGGTGACCACCGGCGGCACCGAGGCCAACCAACTCGCCCTACTGCTCGCCCGGGAGCGGTACGGCGGCACCGTCCAGCTCGTCTGCGGCGCCAACGCCCACCACTCCCTGCCCCGCGCCGCCTGGCTGCTCGGGCTGCCCGCACCGGTCACGGTGCCGGCGCCCACCGGCGTCGTCGACCCGCTCGCCCTCGCCGACGCCCTGCGCGCCCGGGCGCCGGACACCCCGGTGCTGGTGGCCGCCACCGCCGGGACGACCGACGCCGGGCTCATCGACCCGCTGCCGGGCATCGCCGACGTCTGCGGCGCGGCCGGTGCCCGGCTGCACGTCGACGCGGCGTACGGCGGCCCCCTGCTCTTCAGCGAGAAGTTGAAGCCACTGCTCGCCGGGCTGGACCGGGCCGACACCGTCACCCTCGACCTGCACAAGCTCGGCTGGCAGCCGGTCGCTGCGGGCCTGCTCGCCGTCGCGGACCCCCGGGACGCCGACACCCTCGGGCACAGCGCCGACTACCTCAACGCCGCCGACGACACCGAGGCCGGACTGCCCGACCTGCTGGGCCGCTCGCTGCGCACCACCCGCCGCCCCGACATCCTCAAGATCGCGGTCACCGTCCGGGCCCTCGGCCGGAGCGGGCTCGGAGCGCTGGCCGACGCGGTCTGCGCACACGCCCGCGAACTCGCCGCGCTGATCGCCGAGCACCCCGGCTTCGAGCTCTACGGCACGCCCACCATCAGCACCGTCCTGTTCCGGCCGTCCGGCGCCGACGACACCCATGTCGCGCACATCAGGCGCCGGCTGCTCACCGAGGGCCGCGCCGTCATCGGCCGCGCCCACCTCGCCGGACGGCTCTGGCTCAAGGCGACCCTGCTCAACCCGCACACCCGCACCAGCGATCTCGCCGCACTCCTGAAACTGGTGGAAGGACACGCCCCCCGATGAGCCCGACACCCCCCACAGCCGGCCTCGCGCCCCACACCTCACACGACACCGCCGAGGCCGCGTCCGGCACCGAGCCGGACGATGCAGAGGCCGCGTCCGGCGCCCCCGCCGACACCGCCCCCCGCGACCTGGTCGGCGTCGGCATCGGCCCGTTCAACCTCTCCCTCGCGGCGCTCGCCCAGCCGCTGGACGCCCTGGACGCCGTCTTCTACGACCAGCAGCAGGCCTTCCAGTGGCATCCCGGGCTCCTCATCGACGGCGCCACCCTCCAGGTGCCGTTCCTGGCCGACCTGGTGACCCTCGCCGACCCCGCGAGCCCCTGGTCCTTCCTCGCCTACCTGCGCAGCATCGACCGGCTCTTCCCGTTCTACTTCGCCGAGCGCTTCCACATCCGCCGCGCGGAGTACGACGCGTACTGCCGCTGGGTCAGCGAGAACCTCCCCGGACTGCACTTCGGCCACCGCGTCGACGGCATCCACTGGGACGCCGAACGGAGCCTGTTCCAGGTCGACTTCACCCGGCTCGGCCCGGGCGGCCACACGCAGGACTCCGGCCGCACCTACGCCAAGAACGTCGCCCTGGGCATCGGCACGGCACCCGAGGTACCCGAGCCGCTGAAGCCGCTGGTGGAGGCCCGGGGCGTGCCGGTGATCCACTCCTCCGACTACCTGCGGCACCGCGAGGGCATCCTCGCCGCCGCGCACGTCACCGTCATCGGCTCCGGCCAGTCCGGCGCCGAGGTCTTCCTCGACCTGCTGCGGAACCGCCCCGCCGGGCGCGAGGGGCTGCACTGGCTGGCGCGCACCGAGGCCTTCGCGCCCATGGAGTACTCGAAGCTGGGCCTGGAGCACTTCACCCCCGACTACACCCGCTACTTCCACGCCCTGCCGGAGCCGGTGCGCGACGGCCTGGTGCCGCGCCAGTGGCAGCTCCACAAGGCCATCGACGCCGACACCATCGCCGCCATCCATGACGAGCTCTACCAGCGGACGTTGCACGGCGGCTGGCCCGACGCGGTGCTCACCCCCGGCGTGCTGGTGCGCACGGCGGGCCGGGTGGCCCTCGGCCAGG
The nucleotide sequence above comes from Streptomyces sp. TS71-3. Encoded proteins:
- a CDS encoding IS4 family transposase; the encoded protein is MSDSVITHAPGVLAVGHLGELTQVVPFDLVDEALASAGGPQLRIRRLPSRVVVYLLLAGALFTGLGWSRVWSRLTASLPLRLPAPAPSSITAAMRRVGPKPLKALFDLVKGPAAVTATQAARFAGRLVVAIDGTQIALPDTPANLSVFLKAKAGPNGPAGYPMLRLVALVACGTRTLLDAVFGTDLTGELTYADRLVTTAGATGTLRPGMLLLGDRNFSATAFVETVASTGADFLIRAKTHSTALKLPVLRRLPDGTFLSRIGEVTVRVIDATITVTPADHAAIRTVTHCAYRLVTSLLDPDEAPAAALARLYHERWEIETSYCELKSTILGGRVLRGRHPAAVTQETWALLVAYQALRTAMSDAVLHRPDIDPDRAAFTVALHAARDQIVRAAGIVAHTRIDLVGRIGTAILDDLLPARRNRTRPRVKKRAINSKYRAVGRDIDHRTHRTTVHIAINPLPSTPYG
- a CDS encoding chorismate mutase, coding for MTTSNANEAEPLSAPAHHGGADDGHGAPSGTSEVDPAVRAELGRLRDSIDNIDAAVVHMLAERFKCTQQVGHLKAAHRLPPADPSREAQQIARLRGLAESAKLDPAFAEKLLNFIVAEVIRHHERIAEDSRGPATAPAPRPGAGEEAP
- a CDS encoding GNAT family N-acetyltransferase is translated as MTLPAGRYTIGRATLDDWAVVSGWAHDEGWDPGLSDAPAFFAQDPDGFHLGRLDGEPVSAVSVVRYGPDYAFLGFYLVRPDQRGRGFGLGVWQAGLAAAGSRTVGLDGVVAQQGNYRRSGFAPAHRTHRYTGPAPGYVPQPDGIVPAATLGTEAIAAYDSACHPADRPRFVAAWLTVPGHRALARVTDGRLTGYGVIRPARTTYRIGPLFADTPADARALFDALTAGTGRTPVALDVPESNPAAVAMAEGLGLTPSFETARMYTGPIRPVDEGRVFGVTTLELG
- the pepN gene encoding aminopeptidase N produces the protein MPVLTRDEAQTRARLLDVQRYTIELDLTRGDETFDSRTLIRFTVRAPQDTGTADTFVELDPAELRSATLDGQSLDTAALDGGRLPLTGLAPGEHELAVDAAMRYSRTGEGMHRFTDPTDGETYVYTQLFLDDIKRVFAAFDQPDLKAVFELSVTAPEGWQVLANGITEHLGGGRWRAAATQPISTYLVAVAAGPWHSVRTEHRGLPFGLHCRRSLASHLEADADELFEITRACFDRYHEKFEEPYPFDSYDQAFVPEFNHGAMENPGLVTFRDEYVYRSAVTDTERQTRAMVIAHEMAHMWFGDLVTLAWWDDVWLNESFAEYMGFQTLTEATRFTDTWVDFGVARKAWGYDADQRPSTHPVAPEGVEDTASAMLNFDGISYAKGASALRQLVVWLGEKNFLAGINTHFARHRFGNADLADFIDSLARHTDRDMHSWAASWLRTTGVDTFTPALGGDKGAWTLEVQHTGGRPHRLAVGLYDRDPAEPGRLVPRTRWERDFPAQGGLTSLKGDGARPALVLLNDQDYSYAKVRLDPDSWSTAVEDLSGLPDPLARAVIWNAARDMVRDGELAPADYLKAARAHLPHESDLAIVQGVLTFAGRQIAARYLAGDARAAALSTLTALCRDLLRRTESGENPGLRLVAVRHFVDAAQHPASIAAWLADGTVHGGPELDPELRWRILTRLAVLGATDEAAIGAELERDPSATGQEGAARCGAALPDPGAKSRAWQALFTGDELSNYLFVATAEGFWQPEQLDLLRDYVPRYYPDAVALAARRGPAMASAAARYAFPVHAVDTEHLRVGEACLRDADPVPALRRGLADQLDDLQRALRVRGD
- a CDS encoding GNAT family N-acetyltransferase, whose protein sequence is MADAYRDIRAGDGTGPDGDGIRVDGPGGAWTVLREAVPGDEGALSALFEGCEDWFVAATGLPSAPGDVQSLYYALPEGADPDGKRVLVVEGGGGLVGVVDVVLGHPGPDGAAVGLFLLAPEVRRTGLGSELARALLERAAAEGVRRVTATVPPGWAPGAAFLSALGFTLGAEPAAADGTGSRAGTGNRRPGPREGAVRRAELRLDG
- a CDS encoding aminotransferase class V-fold PLP-dependent enzyme, yielding MSLLQPLASGTEGPAALRPLLATVLDSLHDGAVLRGGPLPAGGPEAVAARVRQTVGAVLPERGDGAEAALRQLVAVLAEGSADPADPLCAAHLHCPPLAVAAAADLAASVLNPSMDSWDQAPAASALEALLTRALAAEVYARPDGTRRSPDALVTTGGTEANQLALLLARERYGGTVQLVCGANAHHSLPRAAWLLGLPAPVTVPAPTGVVDPLALADALRARAPDTPVLVAATAGTTDAGLIDPLPGIADVCGAAGARLHVDAAYGGPLLFSEKLKPLLAGLDRADTVTLDLHKLGWQPVAAGLLAVADPRDADTLGHSADYLNAADDTEAGLPDLLGRSLRTTRRPDILKIAVTVRALGRSGLGALADAVCAHARELAALIAEHPGFELYGTPTISTVLFRPSGADDTHVAHIRRRLLTEGRAVIGRAHLAGRLWLKATLLNPHTRTSDLAALLKLVEGHAPR
- a CDS encoding lysine N(6)-hydroxylase/L-ornithine N(5)-oxygenase family protein, producing MSPTPPTAGLAPHTSHDTAEAASGTEPDDAEAASGAPADTAPRDLVGVGIGPFNLSLAALAQPLDALDAVFYDQQQAFQWHPGLLIDGATLQVPFLADLVTLADPASPWSFLAYLRSIDRLFPFYFAERFHIRRAEYDAYCRWVSENLPGLHFGHRVDGIHWDAERSLFQVDFTRLGPGGHTQDSGRTYAKNVALGIGTAPEVPEPLKPLVEARGVPVIHSSDYLRHREGILAAAHVTVIGSGQSGAEVFLDLLRNRPAGREGLHWLARTEAFAPMEYSKLGLEHFTPDYTRYFHALPEPVRDGLVPRQWQLHKAIDADTIAAIHDELYQRTLHGGWPDAVLTPGVLVRTAGRVALGQVELHLEHVHQGSRSRLTTEAVVLATGYRERPLEGLLADITALIRRDSAGRPLVDEQHRLVLDPSIGGAGRHIYVQNAERHSHGVGTPDLGLAAWRSATILNTLTAKEAYPLPERTAFTTFGLPAT